From the genome of Sulfurimonas paralvinellae:
ACACAAGCTTTAAAATGTTTATTTTTAAACAGAACAAATTTTTCTGGTATTTTGAAAGCTGGACCAATAGGAGGACAAAAGCAAATTTCACAATATAAAATAGATTGTAGATTTAACAAAAAAGCCATTATTGAAAAAATAGAAAGATTGTCATCTTATCGCGATAGAGTACTCTTTATAGACGAAGGTGACTATCAAGATTCTTTAAATAATAGACAGCAATATATTAATGACAATACTTTTATCTATTTTGATCCACCCTATGTTAATAAAGCTAAAGATTTATATAACTTTTACTTTACAGAAGAGGATCACTTATCCTTAAAACAATTCATTGAAAATTTAAATACAAAATGGCTTCTTAGTTATGACTACGAACCACCATTGAGTGATTTATATAAAAGCTTTGCCCAATATGGCTTTTTTGATATTCGATATACTACATCATCAAATAAAGAAAGAATTTTTAAAAAAGAATTTATTGCGAGCAATTTGAATCTAAATATTACTTTGTAATCATTTCTTATTAAAAGCATCTGTCGTCAAGATATCTAAAACCTTTCCACCTGGACGCAAACTAATCGATGTATGTTTATGAGCTAGTACAAGTGGAACAACAGAGTTTTCATATAAATCCGCTTCTAGTTCATGTATTACAGCTAGAGCCTGAGCAATTTTTTTATATTTGCTTAATTCTATTTTTCTTTGCTGAAAGTCTGCACCTTTTTCTCTAAATGGATATGCTAAACAAATTACAAAACGTCCACCTTTCTTTGTTTTTACAAAAATATCTTGCCCGTAGTATGTGCCTTCTCCATGATTTTTTTCATGATTTTTTTGTGCAGAATCAATAAATCTATACCTATACTCATCACTAATCATAAAAAAAGTATTTCTAGGAATAAAATCTTTTTTCTCTTCCTTATCAAATACTTTAATTTTATCTACTTTTAAAAAATGCTCATATACCCTTCCACTTTTTGACAATCCCATGACCAAAGGCTCATCAAGACCAACTTGTCTAGCCTCTTGTCTTATATCGTCAAGTAAAAGCATTATTGCTTTTCTAAATACTGCACTAGGTCCAAAAATAGCTAATGGTCCATCTAGAAATATACACATTTGAGAAAGTAGCTGAAGATTGTTCTTCCACAAATAATATATATAATGCACCGATAATAAATGTTCAAGAAAACTCATAATACGACTATAGGCTTGAACATTACTCTCTGTTTCTGAGAACTCTTCAAAGGTTCGTAAAACATCTGATGCATAATTTTTGCACTTACAAATAGGACAAACCCCCACCCCCGTCTTAATATCTAAATATATTTTAAAGTTCTTTTTCTCACCCTCATGACAATTATTCACTGAACACTTTGAAAAAACAATATGTTTTTCTCCATTTTCATTTTCACTTATTCGCCCCAAATAATCAATTAAAATAATTAATGTATCGTAAAGACTTCTGCCATGTAGCTTGGTTGTATCGCCTTGCAGATAGTCTAATAATGTCTTTCTAAAAGTTTCTGTTACAGTGTCGCAATCTGGCAATCTAACATAGGCACCTGGTAGAGCTAAACTCACAGTATCTATCTCTTTTTGTAATTTAGCTATTTCTCTAGGATTTATATATTTACTCTTTGTCATACCAACATCTAAGTATTTTTCCATATTTAATAACACTGAACTGATTTTAATGTAACCCACTTGCCTACTTGGATATTCTTCATCAACAAAAGATTCGTAAAATGATCCATCTATGGCCAAAAGTAATTTTGGTAAAGTTGCATTATAATCATCAATACTCTGAAATTTTTGAATATATTTCTCTAGATCTATTTTTGTAGGAACATCTACATCTGGACATTTTTCGAGAAATTTCTTGACATCAGGATTCGATGTTATTTGAGCATGTCCATGTTTACTTGCTGATTCATTTTTAAAAGGCATAACACTTCCTAGCTCGAAATGATTTGTTTTAATTTTTGTGGTTCAAATTTTAATATTTGAGTTGGAACAACATAAGGAGATGAAAGAGTTTTAATTCTTGCAAAACCAACATCTTGTGCTTTTTTCAAGGATGATACAAAATCACCAAAATCATAATATTTAGATAGTGCTCGTAATTCATCGTCATTATTTAAATGCGTAATAAAAAAGTTTTCAGTATTGGCCATAATATTAGGATGTACAGAAGATGGTTCTTGCGTAGCATATACAAGAGCTATGCCAAATTTTGCACCCTCTTTAGCAATTCTTGGCCAGATTTCAGTTAATTCTGCTTTTTTACCAATTAAGTTATGAGCTTCTTCTATGTAAGTAACTATTTGCATTGGTTTATTGCCCTTGTTTACATTTTCTGATGCTTGCAATAACAAATAAGTAGCTATTTGTTTGGATATTCTTTCTTTAACTTTTTGGTCACCTATAGATAGGTCTAAAATTACTATTTTTCCATTCTTCAAATGGTTAAAAACATCTCGTGGTATATTGTCACTTCCATGTTTCGAATGAAATATTTTAAATTTTCCTATAGTACCTGTAGATCTAATAAAGGTATCATTTTCTGATTTTCCAACTAATAAATTTAATAATGATCTATCAATATCACTTAACCATGATTTTCCACTTGATGAAACAAGTCCTTTTGGTAAATCACCTTCTTGTTGCCTAATCTTCTTGTTGGCAGTTCGAACATTACCAAAAAAATCAGTAGCATCATGTAATGATAAGCCAATACTTGGATCTCCAAATGATTTTTTTGCTGAATCTATTTTATCTTTTTTTAACTTCTTACTTCCATCATCCAATATAGCATCATACATTTGCTCAAAAATACCATCACCAACTTTAAATTTTATAAAGTTATCATCACTACCATGCTCATAACCTGACTTATACAACAAACACTTATAAATTGCAGCTTGCTTTTCCCACCTTAAATGTTCTGATTTATCTATTCTATCAGGTTCGTCAAGACTCATATTTATTAAATTTTGCATATCTTGCCCATTATTAAAACCATCTTCACTAAGTACTGATTGCAAAATATTTAGTCCGGCACTCAAAGATTTATAGAAATTATCTCTCAAATCTTCAAACCCTATTGTTGGAAGCCCACGATATCGAACAACATTATCTTCAAAGACTTCAGCAATTGATGAGCCATCATCTTGTCCCGTAGCATTGGCATACTCGCCATTTAAATCAAAAATTAACTGCCCTATATTTAAATCTGATTTAATTGCGGCCAAAGCCACAGCCGAAACAGTAGTTTTGATGGTATTTGATTTACCAGTTCTTGTCATACCTAGAACCGCGGTTCTTCTGCTTAAAAAATCAGTCGGTTGTATTTTTACAATAACATTATTTGTACCTTCTTTTTTTTGTATTCTATTTGTAGATGTATATCGTACATTTCCTATTTGAAATGCTTCTGGCATTTTAGAAAAGCCCATTTTCATAGCTGAAGATTCCATACTGTGTATTTTGATGGGATCAATAAAGTTAACAATTGTAGACAACGCTTCATTCGATGGTTTGTATACTCTTAAGTGTGCTACAGATTGAAAGTCCTCAATGTCTGCACCCAAACATAATCGTCCAAGTTCATCTAAATAAAAGCAGCCTAATATACTGCATGTCAAACCACCAAACTGTAAAATTGAATGAGTAATTTGTTCTATACCATCCCGGTTATCTGCCGGAATAATATCATCTAGACTTTGAAAATGTTCAATAATTGTATTTAAATTAACATCATCTTGAGGCAATTTACAAGAATCTTGAACCCGCAATAATAATATCATCTTATCAGTATCTTGTGAATTTTCAAAGTTATTGGGATTAAATG
Proteins encoded in this window:
- a CDS encoding ATP-binding protein, which encodes MALESIGQQFSRENNLVKLITNIEKLHVGFVIRMAYDTVDILTNDFFKETAGGVPQNSFLLATAFNPNNFENSQDTDKMILLLRVQDSCKLPQDDVNLNTIIEHFQSLDDIIPADNRDGIEQITHSILQFGGLTCSILGCFYLDELGRLCLGADIEDFQSVAHLRVYKPSNEALSTIVNFIDPIKIHSMESSAMKMGFSKMPEAFQIGNVRYTSTNRIQKKEGTNNVIVKIQPTDFLSRRTAVLGMTRTGKSNTIKTTVSAVALAAIKSDLNIGQLIFDLNGEYANATGQDDGSSIAEVFEDNVVRYRGLPTIGFEDLRDNFYKSLSAGLNILQSVLSEDGFNNGQDMQNLINMSLDEPDRIDKSEHLRWEKQAAIYKCLLYKSGYEHGSDDNFIKFKVGDGIFEQMYDAILDDGSKKLKKDKIDSAKKSFGDPSIGLSLHDATDFFGNVRTANKKIRQQEGDLPKGLVSSSGKSWLSDIDRSLLNLLVGKSENDTFIRSTGTIGKFKIFHSKHGSDNIPRDVFNHLKNGKIVILDLSIGDQKVKERISKQIATYLLLQASENVNKGNKPMQIVTYIEEAHNLIGKKAELTEIWPRIAKEGAKFGIALVYATQEPSSVHPNIMANTENFFITHLNNDDELRALSKYYDFGDFVSSLKKAQDVGFARIKTLSSPYVVPTQILKFEPQKLKQIISS
- a CDS encoding DNA adenine methylase, with the translated sequence MIKSKKIVTSPLRYPGSKQKFCTTLQKIMQSNGIKPDLFIEPFAGGASVSLYMLQHNYVNRIALIEKDPLVASFWHTVFFESAWLVKEIQKLKVSLDEWHHFKKYKPKTKRTQALKCLFLNRTNFSGILKAGPIGGQKQISQYKIDCRFNKKAIIEKIERLSSYRDRVLFIDEGDYQDSLNNRQQYINDNTFIYFDPPYVNKAKDLYNFYFTEEDHLSLKQFIENLNTKWLLSYDYEPPLSDLYKSFAQYGFFDIRYTTSSNKERIFKKEFIASNLNLNITL
- a CDS encoding DNA double-strand break repair nuclease NurA codes for the protein MPFKNESASKHGHAQITSNPDVKKFLEKCPDVDVPTKIDLEKYIQKFQSIDDYNATLPKLLLAIDGSFYESFVDEEYPSRQVGYIKISSVLLNMEKYLDVGMTKSKYINPREIAKLQKEIDTVSLALPGAYVRLPDCDTVTETFRKTLLDYLQGDTTKLHGRSLYDTLIILIDYLGRISENENGEKHIVFSKCSVNNCHEGEKKNFKIYLDIKTGVGVCPICKCKNYASDVLRTFEEFSETESNVQAYSRIMSFLEHLLSVHYIYYLWKNNLQLLSQMCIFLDGPLAIFGPSAVFRKAIMLLLDDIRQEARQVGLDEPLVMGLSKSGRVYEHFLKVDKIKVFDKEEKKDFIPRNTFFMISDEYRYRFIDSAQKNHEKNHGEGTYYGQDIFVKTKKGGRFVICLAYPFREKGADFQQRKIELSKYKKIAQALAVIHELEADLYENSVVPLVLAHKHTSISLRPGGKVLDILTTDAFNKK